The sequence below is a genomic window from Schistocerca gregaria isolate iqSchGreg1 unplaced genomic scaffold, iqSchGreg1.2 ptg000831l, whole genome shotgun sequence.
AGTTTTTTTATAAGATATCTCGCATTCCTCAGTTTCGAGCTCGTTTGAAAGTATATGAATATAAGATCAACTACGATCTTCGGGCGTGTGAGCTGGAGATTATAATTTCGCGATTGGAAGGCGCCAACGAGGAGCTGAAGAAGAACACGCCTGCGTGGGTCAAATTACTTGAAGTGGTGCTAGCGATAGGAAACTTTCTTAATTACAACTCGCCTCGAGGCGGAGCTAGAGGATTTCAAATAGAATGTTTGAGTCAGCTTTCTTCGATTAAAAGTTTGGACAATACATTTACGCTTTTAGACTATTTAGTTGAGTATCTGCATGAGATGGGCAAGTATAGCGACGCTCTGGATCTTCCGAACACGTCTCGGAGCATTTTGCAAGTTTCGAAGCTGGATTGGAACGCGGTGATAAATGACATGCTTTACTTGCGCAAGCAACTCTCCGACACGAATGCGCTTTTGATGACGATTGAGAGGTCGAACGTGCAGGAGGACACGTTTTTCGACACAATTCAGATGGCTCTAAAGGCAATAGAGCGCAAGCTGGATGTATTAGAACACCAGTTCAACCAAACATGCAATCAGTATAGAGAGATTGCAAGGGAATATGGCGTGGTTCCTCAGTCTATGCTCCCTTCCGAATTCTACAAGATGCTGAATTCGTTTCTAGTTTTGTTTGAGAATGCGATAGAAAACTATAAGACGAAGCTAGCAAATGCGCAGAAAAAAGAATCAGGCATCTGCTTTTGCAAGGGAGCTATTCgaaaaaaaataattcagaaagAATTAGAATTGATCCACGCTACTGGCGATGTATCAGGATTTAGTTCCAGTATTTTTACAAACTAGAACGTCGAGAAGAGTGAAGAGACTAGCTTAGAGACTTTCCGTGTTGCCTCGAGCCTTCAAAAGAGGTCGGTTTATTCCTCTAACAGCAATCGTAGCTTGGGCAGTACCAGGACATAGAACGGGTTTGCGATTCAATGCCTTTGAGCATCAACTAAAGTTTGCGTAAATGGCACCGCCAGTTGAACAGGAACTGAAGGATATGGGCAAGGTAGTTTGTACAGTCCGGATGACcttgatatttttgttttgaacTCCCTCCATCAATTAATAAAAGTACCGTCGCAAAACACGTATAACTTTTAGCTGAATTGGTCATTCTTGGCAAGttttttaaaaacagaaattgtcAGAAATATTTGGCACatgtcaaaaaaaattttttttgggatCCGTGTCGTCAGTGTGCCCTTTGTTACACCTTTTGATAGACGACTGCTCAGTTGAAGACCATCTTGGTCCAGCTTGCTCTTGCTCCTCGGAGGTCTTCTCTAGAATTTTTCCCCCTTACATCTACTTGGTCATGTCGACGCTGGTAgatttgaaaacttattttttgcTTGGGAAGTATCAGTCTGTGGTCGATCTGGGTCCCAGGCTCAAGCTCCATAATGCTGCGGAAGAGGTCGAACGGGACCTCTACTTTTATCGCGCGTTCATAGAGCAGGGAAGCTATCAGATTGTTCTAGACGAAATTCAACCAGACACTTCAGAACCCCCTCTCAAGGCGGTCCGCATTCTTGCTCAACTCTGTATCGGGGACATCGACAGGAGTCAGGTTTTAGAGCAATTGGAGGCGTGGCTCAAAGATGCACAGTTTCTCGAAGACCAAATGCTTTTACTCATGGCATCATTTGTGTATTTTAGACTGGGCAATATACAAAAAGCCTTTCAATGTGTGCGAGGCAACCAGCTGTTAGAGGCGTATGTAGAGAGATATGTACAAGAACAGCACCGTTATATAGCTCATATCATGTATCACCACCACTGCAAAAAATATACGTGCATACGTGGTTGATTGATCTGAAGGAAGTCACGATGAACCTCCCTGAAGACTTAGCGGTGGGTTCGATTCTTTTAAGCTAGTCGGTTTAAGAACACGTTAAGAGCTAAATTAATCACTTTGCCTCTCTTTATAAAAATATAGACGTGTGTTTGTCATTCACATCTTGCTTCACATTCGCCGACATGACTTGGCTCTCAAAGAATTGCAAGAACTTCAGAAGTCACATAGACAGGCACTTCCAGTCCAACTCGCTACAGCATGGACTTATACCGTTCTTGGTCAGTTTGACCAACTAGATGAGGCCATCCGCATCTACGTCCAAATTTTAGAGAAGTATACCGACGCGTTCATAGCATTCTATGGGATAGGCTTATGCAGGCTCAGAAAAAAAGAATACGAGCAAAGCGAAACGAATTTACTCTTGGCGTTGGAAAGAGTACGTGTTCGTCATTAGTAGCTCtattacattaaaaataaattaacgaACTTTGTGTAGAATCCAAACAGCACGGAAACTATCATCAACCTAATTGTTCTTAACCGAAACTTGGGAAAGTCAGAAGAGAGCCACCGATATCTGTCTCAACTAAAGAAGGTCGATCCCCGTTGCTCATTCTTAGAATTAGGAGACAAGCTAGCCGCTCAGTTCGACGAAGCCAGCTCGTCATTCAAGCAGACTGTATCCGGCCACGAAAAActggcttgaaaaaaaaaaaactctgcgacCTCAAAACCACCAGACAGAGCGCCTATAAGCGTGCGAATTGAAGGATTCGATGCGCGAAGGAAGAATAAATTTAGCACCTGAAAATATAATGCGATAGTGATTATAAAATTCATACACTACTATATACAATATACAACTAAGAAAAAAGAGATACTCTGCTTCTGCTAGCAGAAAgcaatcattcaaaaaaaaaacaacaaatttgaATAAATTACAGTCTCTCTCTATGGCGTACGAATACTCGGAGAGTTCATCTCATCGCGCATAATTTTAGTTGATATTGGCCAAAAGACGTTCTACGGCAGCGCTCACATTTCCGCCTGTAGC
It includes:
- the LOC126322696 gene encoding coatomer subunit epsilon-like, translating into MSTLVDLKTYFLLGKYQSVVDLGPRLKLHNAAEEVERDLYFYRAFIEQGSYQIVLDEIQPDTSEPPLKAVRILAQLCIGDIDRSQVLEQLEAWLKDAQFLEDQMLLLMASFVYFRLGNIQKAFQCVRGNQLLEARVFVIHILLHIRRHDLALKELQELQKSHRQALPVQLATAWTYTVLGQFDQLDEAIRIYVQILEKYTDAFIAFYGIGLCRLRKKEYEQSETNLLLALERNPNSTETIINLIVLNRNLGKSEESHRYLSQLKKVDPRCSFLELGDKLAAQFDEASSSFKQTVSGHEKLA